A window of Gemmatimonadaceae bacterium genomic DNA:
CATCTTCCAGCACGAGCCTCGCTACCATTGGCCGCCCGATTGTCGCATATTGGGCGCACCATGGCAGCGGCAAAACCACAAACGGTGCTCGATGCGCGCGCGTTCGATCGAACGCTCCGGCGCATGGCCGACGAGATCGTGGAGCTGAACAACGGCACCGAGAATCTCGTCATCGTTGGGATTCAGCGCCGCGGGGTTCAGCTCGCGGCGCAAATCGTATCCACGATCTCCGATCGCGAAGAGACGGACGTTCCCCACGGCTCGCTCGACATCACGCTCTACCGCGACGATCTGCAGACCGTCGGTCCGCGGCCGGTCGTGGGACAGACGCGCATTCCCGTCGATGTCGAGGGGAAAAACGTCATCATCGTGGACGACGTGCTCTACACCGGACGCACGATTCGCGCGGCGCTCGACGAGCTCGCGGACTTCGGGAGGCCGGGGCGAATAGCCCTGGCCGTCTTGATCGACCGCGGCGGCCGGGAGCTGCCGATTCAGCCGGACGTCGTCGGCAAGACGATCGCGATTCTCCCGACGCAGCGCGTGGACGTCCTGGTCGAGGAGCTGGACGGCAAGAACGGCGTGATCGTGACCGACAAGGAGTCCGCGCCGTGACCCTGTCGCTCGGCAAGGATCTGCTGGGACTCGAGCCGCTG
This region includes:
- the pyrR gene encoding bifunctional pyr operon transcriptional regulator/uracil phosphoribosyltransferase PyrR, with product MAAAKPQTVLDARAFDRTLRRMADEIVELNNGTENLVIVGIQRRGVQLAAQIVSTISDREETDVPHGSLDITLYRDDLQTVGPRPVVGQTRIPVDVEGKNVIIVDDVLYTGRTIRAALDELADFGRPGRIALAVLIDRGGRELPIQPDVVGKTIAILPTQRVDVLVEELDGKNGVIVTDKESAP